The Cyclobacteriaceae bacterium DNA segment CCCGGTAACATACGAATGGACTTCATCTGCACAGCCGGCTTTCAACAAGAATTTTGAGTTGCTGGCGAATAATTTGGTCGATCACCAATCGCAAGGATATATAAATTTCATGGCTGCCGATGTGCCCAGGCAGCTTGACCGCCTTCGCGGAATTTTTGAAGAGATTCATCCCGAACTTCATTTTACGGGTTTGGAACTGTCGCTTCGGCAAGGTTTTGTTGATTCGTCTCTAAAATTTCTTTGTTATACCGATCACCAGATCTTCGAACGCTTTCACCGCTATCGGGCGCGTGAAAAATTTTCGAAATCAAAAGCACTAACGTTGCGCGAATTGCAGGCCCTGCAGCCCGGTGATTTTGTAACACATATTGATTACGGAATCGGAAAGTTTGCCGGCCTTGAAAAGAAGGAAGTAAACGGACACGAGCAAGAAGCCATCCGCCTGGTGTATCGCGATGATGATATTTTATACGTGAGCATTCACGCCTTACATAAAATATCAAAATATTCAGGGAAAGACGGGGCTCCTCCGGCCATCAGCAAACTGGGCTCGCAGGAATGGGAAACCAAAAAATCGAAAGCCAAGAAACGCGTAAAAGATATTGCGAAGGAACTCATTGAGCTTTATGCCAAGCGCAAAACCGCACCTGGCTACGCTTTTGCTGCCGATAGTTATTTGCAGGCCGAGCTTGAGTCCTCTTTTTTATACGATGACACACCCGATCAGGCAAGAGCCACCGAAGATGTAAAGCACGACATGCAGCAACCGCACCCCATGGATCGACTAGTATGTGGTGATGTGGGCTTTGGTAAAACCGAAGTGGCCATTCGTGCTGCTTTTAAAGCCGCAACCGAAGGAAAACAGGTTGCCGTATTGGTTCCCACTACCATTTTGGCCATGCAGCACTTCCGAACATTTAAAGATCGGTTGAGCAATTTTCCGGTCACTATCGAATACATTTCGCGCTTCCGCACCACAAAAGAAATCAAGGATATCGCTAAAAAAGTTGGTGAAGGAAAAGTTGATATCTTGATTGGCACACACCGGATTGTGAGCAAAGATGTGGTGTTCAAAGATCTTGGGCTTTTGATTGTTGATGAAGAGCAAAAGTTTGGTGTAAAGGTTAAAGACAGACTCAAAGAACTCAAGCACAACGTTGATGTGCTCACACTTACGGCCACACCAATTCCGCGCACACTTCACTTTTCATTAATGGGCGCACGTGACCTAAGTATCATCGCCACGCCTCCACCAAACCGGCAACCGGTAACAACAGAACTTCACACATTCAACGAAACCATCATTCGCGATGCGGTGAGTTTTGAGTTGCGCAGGGGAGGCCAGGTGTTTTTTGTGCACAATCGCGTTAGCGACATTGAAGAAGTTGCCAATATTATTTTCAAACTTGTTCCCGATGCGCGCATCGGCATTGCGCACGGCCAAATGGATGGTGACAAGCTGGAGAAGGTGATGCTGAAATTTATTGATGGCGAATATGATGTGCTGGTTTCCACCAACATCATTGAGTCGGGGTTGGATATTCCCAACGCCAACACGATCATCATCAATCAGGCACACATGTTTGGTTTGTCTGATCTGCACCAGATGCGTGGCCGCGTTGGTCGTTCCAACAAAAAAGCCTTCTGTTATTTACTTACACCACCTGCATCGTTGTTAACCTCCGATTCTCGAAAGCGATTAGCTTCGCTGGAAGAGTTTTCTGATTTGGGTGATGGCTTTAAAGTAGCCATGCGCGACCTCGACATTCGTGGAGCGGGAAATTTGCTTGGCGCAGAACAAAGTGGTTTTATTAATGATCTTGGTTTTGATGCGTACCACAAAATTCTGGATGATGCCATCCAGGAATTGAAAGAAACTGTTTTCAAAGATCTGTTTGCGGTTGAGCTTGCTGAAAAAGCAAAGCTTATCGTTCAGGATTGTGTTATCGAAACTGATTTAGAGATTTTGATTCCGGAAACCTACGTAAACAATACCAGTGAACGTCTGCAACTCTACGCCCGGTTGGACAATATTAAAAACGAAGATCAATTGGCAAAATTCATAGCCGAATTGCGTGATCGGTTCGGAGAGTTTCCAGAATCTGTTCAGGAGCTGATCAACTCCGTTCGCCTGCGCTGGCTGGGTGAACGGGTTGGCTTTGAAAAGCTTTCGTTGAAGGGTGGAAAAATGCGCGGTTACTTTGTTTCAAACAAAGACGAGTATTTTAACTCGCCCATGTTCAGTAATGTGTTAAAATATGTTCAGGGGCATCCACGAAATTGCAAACTGCGTGAGCAAACGGGAAAACCCTTACTTATTGTTGATCCGGTTGAACACGTTAACCAGGCCATTGAACTATTGCACTACATGAGTGGCTTGGAGTATAAATCGGTCAACGAAATTTTATCCAGGTAAGGTTCGAGCCCGCGTTGTTCTTCAAACGCATTTATCATCAGCACCTTCTGATATTTGGTAGAATAATAGACCTCAATGAAAAAGTTATCAGAGTGGTATAGGAATACCTTACAATCGCCCATTTTCCTATACGTAAGGTAGTGGCCGTTATACGTAACCAGATCACACTTCTTCTCAAACGGTAAAAATCTGAATTCCTGAATCGAAAGCATCTTTAAGCTATTTGGAGATGCCTTTAAAAATTCCATGCCAGCAAATAGGCACCGGTTAAATACCGTTTAACGGGGATTTTTGATGCTTTATCGGGCGGGTTCTTTCCGCTTTTGGGATAGGCCTATCTCAAAACAATACGGGTGAACAAATGGCGTTTTATCGTGACCTTTGGTATTGGATTAATGATTTATGAATAAAATTGCTTCTGCTTGGAAAACATGTATTTATGTATCTATATTAGCAGTTGCTTTAAAATCAACGTTACAATGAATAATTATCTTAAGGCTCTTTTGGTATTAGCTGCCGGATCTGTTGTTCTATCAGCATGTTCACTTTTTGGTGGCGGAGGTGGCAGGCCTACTGCCTCAAACCCTGGCCAGGTAAGTACGGCCACCGGACTTCCCTTTAATGATGAGGATGCTGGAGGTTTTATGGTTAATGCCTATCAGGGCCAACCCGATGCCCCAAACATGGTTTTTATTGAGGGGGGGCGCACCGTGATGGGATCATTTGAAGAAGATGTGATGTCCTATCGCGACAATATTGAGAGAACCGTTTCTGTTGCTTCCTATTACATGGATGAAACAGAAATCGCCAATATCCACTGGTTAGAATACCTGCACTACATGGCACGTGATTCTTCGCAAGAAGTTTATCAGGCTGCCTTGCCGGACACTACCGTTTGGGTTGGAAAATTGGCCTTTAACGATCCCTATGTTGATCACTATCTCCGTTATCCTGGTTTCCGCTACTTCCCGGTTGTGGGTATTAGCTGGACTCAGGCCTCTAATTATACGGTTTGGAGAACACGTGCTGTAAACATTCAGCTGGCTGAAGAAGCCGGCACTGAATACGCAGAAACCGATGGCCGTATTCCGTTGGAATCCGGTATTGTTATTCCTTCCTATCGCCTGCCAACAGAAGCAGAGTGGGAATATGCCGCGCAGGCAATGATCGGAACGCAGTGGTTGGAAGAAATGCAAACCCACCAGCGCGTATACCCCTGGGATGGTCATGCCGTTCGTAACCCTTACGGAAAACAAATGGGCTTTATGCTGGCCAACTTCAAGCGTGGTCGTGGTGACTATGCCGGTATTGCTGGTCGTCTGAACGATGGCGCACTTATCACATCTTATATTTATGAATTCCCTCCGAACGATTACGGCTTGTATAATATGGCCGGTAACGTAAGCGAGTGGGTACAGGATGTTTACCGTCCGCTTTCTTTTCAGGATGTTGATGACTTGAACCCGATACGCAGAGATGGTTTCCTGGATGATGCCCGTGGTTACAATAACAATGTTATTAAAGATCCGGATACAGGTGAATGGACTACACGCAATGCTGAAAGCTTTACTTCTTTAGTTACTGACCGTGCTCGTGTATATAAAGGAGGAAGCTGGAAAGATGTTGCTTACTGGATGTCGCCCGGTACGCGCAGGTTCCTGGATCAGGACAGCGCTACGGCTACGATTGGTTTCCGTTGTGCCATGATCCGCGCTGGTTCGAACTATTAAATAAATTTTCAATCTCTACTTGCAAAGCCTTCCGAAAAACGGAAGGCTTTTTTATTCTGCTGCATAGGCAATGCCGGCAACGCAAAGTTGTGTACATCCTGCTTCGAGCAATACCTGACCGCATGCTTCCAGGGTTGCACCCGTGGTAATCACATCGTCAACCAACAACAATTTTTTACCTGCCACCTTCTCGGGTTCACTTACTATAAAAACGTCTTCCACATTTTGCCAGCGCTTTAATCTGGATTTTCGTGTTTGCGTTTCGGTAGGCCTTGCCCGTTGTAAGGCACTGGCGTCTACTGGCTTTTGTAACCGTTCACTCAAGCCTTTTGCAAACTCCTCACTTTGATTGTACCCGCGCTTTTTCAGCTTTGATGGATGCAGCGGAACAGGCAAAATATGGTCAAAATGACCGGAAAATCCACTTTTGTCCAAATCTTCACCATATACGTTGCCAAGCTTCCGGCCAATTTCAGGGCGATTATTGTATTTGAATTCATGCAGTAGATTCTGAACCGTTCCCTGCTTATGAAAATGCAAAAAGGCCGCACCAGAATGAATCGGCAACCGACCATACAGGCGATTAAAGACAGCATTTTCTCTGGAAAGGTGGAAATTGGTTCGGGGCAACTCATGTATACACCTGCTGCATAGAATTTCTTCGCCTTTTACCAATCCATCCATACAAGCAGGACAATACCGCGGATAGATCAGGGTGATAAAGTCGTGAAACAATTCCGGCAGATTCATTTTCAGAGCTTCCTGTTGCTACATTTGTTATCTGAAATTAAGATAAAACACGTAACCATATACCAACCATGGGATTAGTTCAAGATTTCAATGCATATCGAAGTAAAATGAATGAGAAAATCATGGCTTCCGATAGCCTGATTATAAAACGCATATTCAACCTGGACACCAACGCTTACGCGGAGGGCAGCCTTGATGTTAAAACCAAAGAGCTGATCGGTCTTACCTGCTCACTGGTGCTACGCTGCGATGATTGTGTGAAGTATCACCTGGGAAAATGCAAAGAGGTTGGCTTGGATACGAATCAGGTTCAGGAAGCTATGGGAGTCGCTACATTAGTGGGAGGGACCATTGTAATACCACACCTTCGCAGGGCCTTTGAATATTGGGAAGAACTTAACCATGTTTAAGCGCGATCTGGAGTTGGACCGAAGCTGGCAACAGCTGTTGGGTTTTATTGAGCAGTCTCTTGGTAAAAAGCCAAAAGACCTGAACGGTGTTTTATTTCTGATTGGCGTTCAGGAATTGGGCCAGGGATACCGTCTATTCTCGAAAGAGGAAAAACAAGACTTAATGCACATTGCTATTTGTAAAGTATTGAGCCTTTCGGGCTACTACGAACTTGACGGCATTGATCAGGAGGGGTGGCCTCACTGGAAAATGATCAAAAAGCTTCCTCACTTTGATCTGCTTGAGCAGGAAAAGCTATTGAAGATGGCTGTAATTGAATATTTTGAATTAGAGCACCAGTGGATTATCCGCCCCTCCACACCAGAGTAACTTTCATATTAATACGCATTGCTTGCGTGCACTTAAGCACCTATCTTTAGTCTGCTGCAAACCTTGTTTACAGTAAACTCGTTTTCAAAATATAAATCGAGGCAAATGGGAAGCGGAACGGATCGGATTAGGGAAAACATCAACGCCTTCAGAAAAAGGTATTATACAAACCTGTTGTTGAAAGGGGTGTTGCTAACCCTGAGTGTTGTACTGGCCTATTTTGTTTTGGCTGCATTGTTTGAGTATGCCTTTTGGCTTAATCCGTGGATTAAGTCTTTGATTGTTCTTGTTTTCATTGCTACTGTCGGGTATTGTGCTTTTCGTTTTCTAAAAGAACCTATTCAATATTGGATTGCACATAAGGGAATTGGCGATGAAGAAAGTGCACGCCTGATCGGAAATTATTTTCCGCAAATTCAGGATCGCTTAGTTAATCTCATTCAGTTAATTCGGGTGAAACAAAACTCTGCGTTGGCAACCGCAAGCGTGGAGCAGAAGTCGTTAACTTTTGAGCCCATTCGTTTCGATTCAGCCATTGACCTTTCATCGAATACGCGATACCTCAAGTTTCTGGCGATCCCCGTTGGCATCATTCTCTTATTGGTGCTGGTAAACAAAAACATTATCACACAAAGCACGCACCGACTGGTAAACTTTAACCAGGCATTTACTCCTCAAGCACCTTTTGCGTTCACCATTCAAAATGAATCACTCACCGGTTTTTTCAATGAAGATTTTTTGCTTTCGCTTTCGCTGGAAGGAAATGCTATTCCCGATGCCTGTTACATTTATGTAAACGATCAACGTTTGAAAATGGAGGCCGTTGGTACGGGCAACTTTCAGTATGTGTTTGAAAAACTTCAGGAGGGCAAACAAATTCGTTTTGAGGCAGCAGGTTTTTTATCACCCGCATTTGAACTTGTGTTGGCAAACAGGCCTGAGTTAACACAACTTGAACTGCAATTGGAATATCCGCGTTACCTGCAACGCACAAATGAAAAGCTCATCAATGCTGGCAGTATAGAAATTCCGGAAGGCACTGTTGCGAATTGGAAAATACAAACTTCACACACCGTACAGGCAGCAATCCGGTTTTCGAATAGCGATGTAGAAGACATGCAACTATCTGATGATCAGGTTTTTAGTTATAAAAAAGGATTTCAGAATCCGGATCAGTATGAAATCATTTTAGAAAATGAACACAGCCGAAATAAAGAACGAATTGGCTATTCCATTAATGTGGTAAAAGATCAGCATCCACAAATGCTGGTGAATAATTTTCGTGACTCTGTTTTGTACAAACAAATTGTTCTGGGTGGAGTGGTTTCCGATGATTATGGATTGAGCCGGCTTCAATTGGTGTTCCATGTGAAAAATGTTGATCAGAAAAAAATTATTGAGCGATCGGTAGCCATACCGATTGGTGTCAACCAACAGCAGCAAAGTTTCTTTTACAACTGGCAGCTGGATTCCCTGTCACTTAAACCGGGTGAATACTTAGAGTACTACCTGCAGGTTTGGGATAATGATGGTGTTAACGGGCATAAGTCTACGCGATCTTCGGTGTATACATTTTTTGTTCCCGATAAAGATCAGCTAGTAACCGACATCTCAAAAGCACAAGCGCAGACAGAAGAAAAAATTGAAGAGGGTGCAGCAAAAGCACAAGAACTGAGTCAACAAATAAACGAAGCACAACAAAAACTAAAAGGAAAGCAATCGCTCGATTGGCAAGACAAAAAGAAGTTGGAAGAAATCGTAGAACAAAAGAAAAACCTGGAGAAGCTGCTGAACGAATTGAAGCAACAAAACAAGTTGCTGGATGACAAGAAGGATGCCTTTACGGAACAAGATGAGCGCATACGGGAGAAGGCAGAGCAGATACAAAAATTAATGGATGAACTCCTGGACGATGAAACCCGAAAGCTTCTGGAGGAATTAGAAAAACTCCTAAAAGAGAATACCGATACAAACCAGATGCAGCGCTTACTGGATAAGCTCAACAAGAACTCTAAAAATCTGGAGAAAGAGCTTGAACGCATTCTGGAAAATTTCAAACAACTGAAGTTTGAATTTCAGGTTGATCAAGCCATCAAGGACATTGAGCAGATAAAGGAAAGTCAAGAGCAGCTGCTGCAAGAAACACAGGCTCTTGAAAAAGAGATGCAGGAAAGTGCTGCTCAGAAAAATAAGGAGCAAGCCGAAAAAGCAAAAAGTGAAGCAGCCGAGAAAGCCAGCGATCTTGCAGAGGAACAGAAAAAATTACAAGAAGAATTTAAGTCGGCCGAAGAAAAGCTGGAAGAGCTGCGGGACATGTCAAAGGAATTAAACTCGGAAGAGAGTATCCCTGACCAGGAAGACAGCAAAGAAGTGCAGGATTCGCAACAAGACAGCCAGCAGAAGCTTGAAAACCAAAAACCTGGTGAATCAAAAAGCTCTCAGCAAAAGGCTATTCAAAAAATGCAGGAAATGCAGGAGCAGATGCAGAGTATGCAAAATGCCATGAGCATGCAAATTGATATGCAGAACCTGGAGACGCTGCGTCAAATCATCCACGGGCTGATCAAATTATCGCACGACCAGGAAGGAATAATGAAAGAATTCTCGGAGCTGGAACAGAGTGACCCTCGCTTCAATCAATTGGCTCAACGTCAGTTGAAGATTAAGGATGACGTTAAAGTGTTGGAGGACAGCCTGTTAGCCCTTGGTAAACGAGATCCTATGATGGGATCGTTTGTAACCCGGGAAGTCACGGAACTAAACGATAGGCTCGACAAAGCCATTGAAGCTTACCGTGAACGAAGAAGGCCGCAGATATCTACGGAGATGCAATTCGGCATGACTTCACTCAACAACCTGGCACTTATGCTTGACAGCCATTTTGATATGCTGATGGAAATGATGGCCAATGCCCAGGCTTCAGGTAAAAAAGGAAAGCAGAAAGGAAGCCAGCCCAATCTTAGCCAAATGCAGCAACAGCTCAATAATAAAATTGAACAGCTGAAAAATAGTGGAAAGGGCGGAAGAGAACTATCGGAAGAATTGGCTGAGATGGCCGCTGAGCAGGAGCGAATCAGGCGTGCCTTACAAGAAATGGAGCAAAAGCTTGAAGAGCAAGGCGGCAAGTTGCCGGGCAACGATATTTCAGAAAAGATGGAGGACTCAGAGATCGACCTGGTGAACAAACGACTTACAGATCAGTTAATTCAACGGCAACGCGAAATTCTAACCCGGCTGCTCGAAGCAGAGCAATCTTTACGCGAGCAGGATATGGATGAAGAGCGAAAGGGGGAATCGGCCAAGGATTATGAAAAAGAAATACCCAAGGCCATTGAGGAGTATTTACGGTTAAAGGAAAAAGAAGTAGAATTGTTGAAAACTGTGCCCCCTAAATTGTACCCATTTTATAAGAAAGAAGTAAACGAATATTTTAAGCGCTTGCGCGAAAACTAATTTTTATACGCGAAAATGAATACCATCAGCATTCAGGTTCCTTCGATTATTGATAACATCCGCATGATTGAAAGCTTTATCGATAATGCCAAAGAGCGTTTTCACCTGGATGAAGATATTTACGGCAACATTATGATTGCGGTAACAGAGGCTGTCAATAATGCAATCAAGCATGGCAATGCCGGTAACTCATCAAAAAATGTATACCTGAGCCTCTTTCTAAACGAGAACCTGTTAAAATTTACCATTAAAGATGAGGGTCCCGGTTTTGATTACCATAACCTGCCCGACCCAACATCACCTGAAAACCTTGAAAAACCCGGAGGAAGGGGGATTTTCTTAATGAAACATCTTTCTGATGAGGTAGAATTCAAAGATGGGGGAAAGGTTGTTGAGCTGAGCTTCTATATGTAGGCAATGTCTACCATCCACTTCTTTTCCGAGAAAGTTAAGTTTAAACTGGCTAATCCACGAAAAACCCGTACCTGGATAGGGCAAGTGGTGAAGCAAGAGGGAAAAGAATTGGGAGAAATCAATATAATCTTCTGCTCAGACACATTTCTGCTACAGCTTAACCAATCCCACCTAAATCACGACACCTTAACGGATATCATTACTTTCGACTACACCGAAGGCCAAAAATCAGCTCTTTCTGGTGACATCTTTATCAGTATTCACCGCGTTAAAGAGAATGCTGTAAAATTTAAAGTTCCCCTTGATTCCGAACTGCACCGCGTAATCATTCATGGCATTCTGCACCTGATTGGCTATAAAGACAAAACCACAAGCCATAAATCAACCATGCGAGGAAAAGAAGACGCTTACTTATCTTTGCGTTAGGATTGTTCCACGTGAAACGCTTTGTGGAAAGTTTTGTGGAATTGTGGACATCCTTAGAAAGGCTAATTAATCCGGTTTAATCGTTCCACGTGGAACAACACTATGTTTAAAGAGTATGATGTAATTGTGGTGGGTGCGGGGCATGCGGGCTGTGAGGCTGCTGCTGCCGCAGCGAACATGGGGTCAAGTGTTCTGCTAATTACGATGAACATGGGCACGATAGCCCAAATGTCGTGTAACCCTGCTATGGGTGGGGTTGCCAAAGGGCAAATTGTTCGGGAAATTGATGCCTTGGGTGGTTTGTCGGGAATCGTTTCCGATAAGTCCATGATTCAATTCAGGATGCTCAATCTTTCGAAGGGGCCAGCAATGTGGAGTCCGCGCACACAAAATGACCGGATGAAGTTTGCAGAAGAATGGAGACTAGCCTTGGAAAACATCAAAAACCTGGACTTCTGGCAGGAAATGGTTAGTTCAATACTAGTTGAAGAGGGCCGGGTTGTGGGTGTTAAAACGGCCTTGGGAATTGAGATAAAAGCCAAAGCGGTTGTACTCACAAATGGAACATTCCTAAACGGAAAAATTCACATTGGAGAGAAAAACTTTGGTGGAGGACGCACTGGCGAGAAATCGGCCACGGGCCTTACCGAACAACTGACTTCCCTGGGGTTTGAGGCGGGTCGTATGAAGACGGGGACACCTCCACGGGTTGATGGACGCTCGTTGGATTACTCCAAAATGGAAGAGCAAAAAGGAGATGAAAACCCCGCTAAGTTTTCTTTCTCCGATACAAAGCCATTAACCAATCAACTAAGCTGTTGGATTACATACACCAATGAATCTGTGCACGATACGCTAAAGTTAGGGTTTGAACGATCGCCCATGTTTAGTGGTCGAATAAAAGGGCTTGGGCCACGATACTGCCCCTCGATAGAAGACAAGATCAACCGATTCGCGGAACGCGAACGACACCAAATATTTGTAGAGCCCGAAGGCTGGAATACCGTTGAAATCTACGTTAACGGGTTCTCTACCTCATTGCCAGAAGACATTCAGTATCAAGCGCTTACAAAAATAAAGGGCTTCGAAAATGCTAAAATGTTTCGGCCAGGTTATGCCATTGAATACGACTTTTTTCCGCCAACACAGCTCAAACTGACATTAGAGACGCAACTCATTGATAATCTGTATTTTGCTGGTCAAATTAACGGTACAACGGGGTATGAAGAAGCGGCTTGTCAAGGCCTAATGGCGGGAATAAATGCCCACAACAAAATCAATAACAAGGATCCTTTCGTGCTGAAACGTTCCGAAGCTTATATCGGGGTACTCATTGATGACCTGGTGAACAAAGGGACGCAAGAACCGTATCGAATGTTTACTTCAAGGGCTGAGTATCGTGTGCTGCTCCGTCAGGACAATGCCGATATTCGCTTAACGGAATTAGGCCACAAGTTGGGGCTTGCTACAGACGAAAGACTTGACCGTGTACTGGACAAAAAGAACGGTGTAAATCATCTGATCGCTTTCCTTGAAAAAGTGAAAGTTGATCCGATTCATGTGAACGATGAGTTGACGCAAATGAACACGGCTGTCATCCGAGAGAAGATAGCGGTTGCATCACTATTGAAACGGCCCGAGATCAGCATTCGGGAAATCAAGTCGCTTAACCGGGACCTGGCTCAAACGATAAATCAATTCTCAGAAGAAATTCAGCAACAAGCCGAGATAGAAATCAAATACCAAACCTATATTGAGCGCGAAAGAAAACTGGCTGAAAAAATAGGATCTCTGGAGAATTATAAAATAAAGGCTGACTTTGATTACGATCGGGTGAAAGCACTATCTGCAGAAGCACGGGAAAAACTCAAAAAAATAAAACCCGAAACGATCGGTCAGGCCTCTCGAATCAGTGGTGTTTCTCCCGCTGATATTTCTATTCTTACTGTTTACATGGGCAAATAATGACAACCATTGATCGCTGCCCCGTTTGTTCCGGTACACAATTAACCGATCTGTACAGTTGTAAAGATTACATGGTTTCACATGAAACATTTCAGATAAAAATCTGCAGCTCCTGTGCCTTAGGCATCACAACACCACGACCCGATTCAGAGAAGCTTGATAAATATTATTTGTCTGATGAATACATCTCCCATTCCGGAAACACATCAGGTTTCGTTGGAAGTCTCTACCGAACTGCCCGCAAAGTAACGCTTGGGTGGAAGCAAAAACTTGTTGAATCGCAGACCTCAAGTAAGAATAAGTCAGTACTAGACTTTGGGTGCGGGACCGGTGAATTTCTTTTAACGATGAAGAAGAAAGGTTGGACCATAGCCGGAGTAGAGCCTTCCAATCTTGCCCGTGAAAAAGCGGACAACTTGTTAGGCATTACAACACTACAATCGCTTAAAGATCTAGGTAAAAATAATTTCTCTGCCATTACCCTGTGGCATGTACTGGAACACGTACCCCACTTGAACGAAACACTTGCCACATTTCTTCAGCTAATCGACAAACGTGGCGCTTTATTTGTTGCAGTACCTAACTATCAATCCCCCGATGCCCAGCACTACAAACAATATTGGGCTGGGTTTGATGTGCCGCGACACCTTTGGCACTTTTCAAAAGAAAGTATGACACAACTGCTGAACAGAAATGGATTTGAACTTGTAGCTATAAAACCCATGATTCTGGATTCATTTTATATCAGTCTGCTAAGCGAAAAATACAAAGGTAAACCAGGATATAGGCAATACGTTAACGGATTTCTAAATGGATTAAAATCGAATAGTGAAGCCAGAAAAAAAACTAACTTTTCAAGCCTAATCTATATTGCGCGGCCCAAATGAGACTAATCAGATACATAGCACTCATACCCATAATTCTACTTGGATGCGCCAAGCAAACAACACCTACCGGAGGAGAAAAGGACGAACAACCACCAACCCTGCTGAAGTCGAATCCACCTGACCGCCAAACAAATTTTAAAGGGAACGAAATCGAACTTACGTTTGATGAACTGGTACAGGTGAATGCGGCACGCGAACAAATTATTATCACGCCATCCATTGGAAAAAAGTTTGAGGCAGAGGCAAGAAAGAAAACAGTAATACTAAAGCTCAACAGCGAACTAAAAGACAGCACCACATATACCATTATGTTTCGCGATGCTGTTCAGGATTTGACCGAGCGAAATCC contains these protein-coding regions:
- the mnmG gene encoding tRNA uridine-5-carboxymethylaminomethyl(34) synthesis enzyme MnmG, giving the protein MFKEYDVIVVGAGHAGCEAAAAAANMGSSVLLITMNMGTIAQMSCNPAMGGVAKGQIVREIDALGGLSGIVSDKSMIQFRMLNLSKGPAMWSPRTQNDRMKFAEEWRLALENIKNLDFWQEMVSSILVEEGRVVGVKTALGIEIKAKAVVLTNGTFLNGKIHIGEKNFGGGRTGEKSATGLTEQLTSLGFEAGRMKTGTPPRVDGRSLDYSKMEEQKGDENPAKFSFSDTKPLTNQLSCWITYTNESVHDTLKLGFERSPMFSGRIKGLGPRYCPSIEDKINRFAERERHQIFVEPEGWNTVEIYVNGFSTSLPEDIQYQALTKIKGFENAKMFRPGYAIEYDFFPPTQLKLTLETQLIDNLYFAGQINGTTGYEEAACQGLMAGINAHNKINNKDPFVLKRSEAYIGVLIDDLVNKGTQEPYRMFTSRAEYRVLLRQDNADIRLTELGHKLGLATDERLDRVLDKKNGVNHLIAFLEKVKVDPIHVNDELTQMNTAVIREKIAVASLLKRPEISIREIKSLNRDLAQTINQFSEEIQQQAEIEIKYQTYIERERKLAEKIGSLENYKIKADFDYDRVKALSAEAREKLKKIKPETIGQASRISGVSPADISILTVYMGK
- a CDS encoding class I SAM-dependent methyltransferase yields the protein MTTIDRCPVCSGTQLTDLYSCKDYMVSHETFQIKICSSCALGITTPRPDSEKLDKYYLSDEYISHSGNTSGFVGSLYRTARKVTLGWKQKLVESQTSSKNKSVLDFGCGTGEFLLTMKKKGWTIAGVEPSNLAREKADNLLGITTLQSLKDLGKNNFSAITLWHVLEHVPHLNETLATFLQLIDKRGALFVAVPNYQSPDAQHYKQYWAGFDVPRHLWHFSKESMTQLLNRNGFELVAIKPMILDSFYISLLSEKYKGKPGYRQYVNGFLNGLKSNSEARKKTNFSSLIYIARPK